CTTCCAATACCGTATCTCGTTTCATGTTCATGTCCCCCCTAATTTAAATCAATTCGTTTATTAAATATTCTGTATAAAATATCGACAAATAGATTGATAACAACAAATATTAATGAAGCAACTAGTACGCCACCTTGCACAATTGGTATATCTCGAGTACGAATAGCATCAACTATCATTCGGCCAAGGCCGTTCACAGCAAAAACAGATTCTACTAATACTGTTCCACCAAGTAAAGTACCAAACTGTAATCCTACTACTGTTATAACAGGTATTAATGCATTACGTAATGCGTGTTTTAGAATAATAACATAGCCTTTTAAACCTTTTGCTTTTGCTGTACGGATGTAATCTTGATTGACAACTTCAAGCATACTGGAGCGCGTCATACGGGCTACGATGGCAGCACCCCCAGCACCGAGTGTGATGGCTGGCAAAATAATATGTTTTGCACTTTCCCATCCCGCTACAGGCAGCCAATGTAGCTGTACTGAAAATACATACATTAATAAAATTCCAAGCCAAAAGCTTGGCAAAGAAATACCGAGTAGCGCAACAATCATTAATCCAACATCTAAAATAGAATAGGGACGTATTGCTGAAATAATGCCGGCAATAAGACCTAACACAATGGTGATTAAAATGCTGTATATCGCAAGCTCAATTGTAATCGGTAAACGCGCCGTAATTTCCTCAAGAACGGGCTGCTTATTTTTTAAAGAATTCCCCATATCACCATGTAAAAGATTGTTTATATATTCACCGTATTGAACATATAAAGGCTTGTTCAACCCTAAATTCTCGCGTAACTCTTCAACCGTTTCATTGGAAGCACCTTCACCAGCTAATATTAATGCAGGATCACCTGGTATCATCTGCATAATTAAAAATACAACGAGGGTTACACCTAATGTCACAGGGACAATTTGCACAATTCGTTTTAAGATAAATAGTGTCATATCGCTACACTCCTTTAATTTTTCATTCTTGGATCAAGTGCATCGCGCAAACCATCTCCAAATAAGTTAAAGCCAAGTACAAGTATCGAAATCATCAGTCCAGGGAACATCGCCATATATGGAGCAGTAAAAATAAAGTCTCTACCGTTAGAGAGCATTGCTCCCCATTCTGGTGATGGAGGCTGAGCACCTAAACCTAAAAATGATAAGCCAGCTGCAGATAAAATGGCGGTAGCTAAGCGCATAGATGCTTGTACAATAATTGGTGATAAAATATTAGGGAAAACATGCTTCGCTAAAATCGTCACATCGTTCGCACCAAGTGTTCTAACAGCATCAATGTATTCCAATTTTTTAACTTCCATCGTAGAACCACGTACGATACGAGCGAACATAGGTATTGAGAAAAAGCCAACAGCAATTGTAACGTTAATCAGGCTTGGACCTAATGCACTGACAATTGCCAAAGCTAGTAAAATACCAGGGAAAGCTAGCATGATATCTAAAATACGACTAATAATAGAGTCAATCCATCTGCCGTAATAGCCAGCAACAAGCCCTAATAACGTGCCAATCGTTCCACCAAAAAGTACGGCTGAAAAACCAACACCAATTGATAGGCGTGAGCCATATAATATGCGACTAAAAATATCACGGCCTTTATCATCCGTACCCATGAGATGATCCAAACTAGGTGCTTGTAATTTCTGATCCAATTGCACATCGTATGGATCGTAAGGAGCAATGATAGGCCCGATAAGAAACATAATTAAATAAAGAACAATAATAATACCACCTGCAACAGCCGCTTTATTTTTTTTAATTTTGTTGAGAAAACTGATCATATTTTTTTTCCGAGATGCTTTGCGTGCATCCGATAAAATCGAATGATCTATCGTTGTAGTTACTTTCTCCATAATGATTTCTCCTTTTTTTTAGATGTGATATCAATTTATTGAAAAGAGCACAGAAAGTAAATGTTTTAGAAGCTATTAGTCAGAAAATTTAAAAAACAAGTAAAGATTTTAAAAAACAAGTAAATTTTATTTCTTTATAATTCGAAATGTAAGCAACAATTTAACAAGGAGGAGTAATTTATGAAGAGAATGAAAGTGTTTTTATTTTTAGCGCTTATGACTGTCTTTATTTTGCAAGCTTGTTCGACTGCAAGTAATAATAGTACGGAGGGCTCCAAGGAAGGATCTAAAAGTGTTGGAGGGGAACTTATCGTATTAAGAGCTTCAGATGCTACTAGTCTTGACCCGCACTTTATAACGGATATTCCTTCAGCAAATATTATTCATGGTAAAGTCTATGAAACGTTAGTAGCTTTTGATAGAGATCGAAAAATTGTTCCGTTACTAGCAAAATCATGGGAGCAAAAGGACGAGTTAACGTGGACATTTACTTTAAATGAAGGCATTAAGTTTCATGATGGTGAAGAGTTTAATGCAGAGGCTGTAAAAGCGACATTCAATCGAATTTTAGATCCAGCGACAGGTTCACCACAACGCGATAAGCTATCTATGATTAGCGAAGTTGTTGTTGATGATACGTATGTTGTGACATTAAAATTAAAAAATCCTTATGCACCGCTTCTTTCTATTTTAGCGAGCCAAGAAGGTAGCATTATTAGCCCGAAAGCAATTAGTGAATCAGCAGATCAGCTTGCGACAAATCCAGTGGGTACGGGTCCATTTATTTTTGAGTCGTGGAAATCTGGTCAAGCAATTACATTAAATACAAATAAGGATTATTGGGGTACTGTACCGAAGATTGATAAAGTGACATTTAAAATTGTACCTGAAGATTCAACACGTTTAGCTATGATTGAAAGCGGTGAAGCGCATATTGCCGACCAAGTCCCTGTGACGGATATTGCCAGAATTGAAAATTCTTCAACGATGAATTTATTCCGCACAGAAGGACTTGCCGTTGAGTTTATCGGTTTTAATGTAAAAGATTCATTATTATCAAATGTCAAAGTACGTCAGGCTATTAGCTATGCAGTTGACCGCGAGGCAATTATTAGTGGAATTTATAATAATGTAGGTACACTTGCAAATTCAGCAATGAGTCCGAAGGTTATTGGTTATTCAAGTGAAACGAAGGCATATGATTATGATGTTGTAAAGGCGAAGCAACTGTTAAAAGAGGCAGGAATTAAAGAAGGCACTAAAATCAAATTACTGACAAGTGATCGCAAAGAACGCATTAATATGGCTGAGGTTGTGCAATCTCAATTAAAAGGGATTGGCTTAGATGTTGAAATTCAAGTAATGGAATACGGTGCATTTATTTCAGAAATTACGAAAGAACAGCATCAAATATTTATTAGTGGCTGGGGTAATGCTACGGGTGACGCTGATTATAACCAATACAATCTGTTCCATACAGCTTCAATGGGCGCACCAGGAAATCACTTCTATTATAGTAATCCAGAAATTGATAAGTTAATAGAAGAAGGACGTACTGAATCAGACCAAGCTACTCGTAATGAAATCTACAAAAAAGCGATGCAATTAGAGCTAGATGAAGCGGTATATATTCCTGTTCGAAATTACGAGCATTTAGCAGTTTATAGTAATGGAGTAAAGGGCTTTTGGTTAGATGCATCAAATTACACAATGGTTAGCGGAGTAGAAATTGTCCAGTAAGTACATTCGTTGTACCTGTTTAGTGAAACAAACATCAAAATACTAATTAGGAGAGTAAACTATGAGCACACTATTGCTAAAAAATGTGAGACTGGAAGAAGCTTTTGAACATGAAAAAGAGCACATTGTTGCAACTCGTACTGCAATTTATGATGTCCTAATTGAAGATGGACATGTAAAAAAGGTAGATAAAAATATAGTTGTGACCGAAGATATTGAGGTGTTGGATGCACAACATCAATTATTAGTACCTTCCTTCCGCGAAATGCATATTCATATCGATAAAACGTATTTTGGTGGTGAATGGCAAGCGCCTAGACCAATAACAAAAGGAATATTAACACGTATTGAGGAAGAGCAGACACTTTTACCGAAGCAATTGCCGACGGCAGCTTATCGTGCCGAGGAGATGGTGAAATGGCTTATTGCACAGGGGCATACACATATTCGTTCCCATTGTAATGTTGATCCACAAATTGGCACAAAGCATATCGAAATTACAAAGCAAGTGTTAGAAAAATATAAGGAACAAATTACGTATGATATTGTTGCTTTTCCACAGCATGGTCTTCTTCGTTCAAATGTAGAAGGGTTAATCCGAGAGGCAATGACAATGGGGGCAACGTTAGTTGGAGGTGTTGATCCATCGATTGTTGATCGCAATATTGAAAAATCACTCCAAACAACAATGCAAATTGCACAAGATTATAACACTGGCATCGATATTCATATTCATACAGCCAATACATTGGGAGAATTTGAGTTTTATAAACTGATTGATTTGACAAAGCAGGCCAAAAAAGAGGGACAAGTGACAATTAGTCAT
The genomic region above belongs to Lysinibacillus sp. FSL W8-0992 and contains:
- the nikB gene encoding nickel ABC transporter permease, with the protein product MTLFILKRIVQIVPVTLGVTLVVFLIMQMIPGDPALILAGEGASNETVEELRENLGLNKPLYVQYGEYINNLLHGDMGNSLKNKQPVLEEITARLPITIELAIYSILITIVLGLIAGIISAIRPYSILDVGLMIVALLGISLPSFWLGILLMYVFSVQLHWLPVAGWESAKHIILPAITLGAGGAAIVARMTRSSMLEVVNQDYIRTAKAKGLKGYVIILKHALRNALIPVITVVGLQFGTLLGGTVLVESVFAVNGLGRMIVDAIRTRDIPIVQGGVLVASLIFVVINLFVDILYRIFNKRIDLN
- a CDS encoding glutathione ABC transporter substrate-binding protein, translating into MKRMKVFLFLALMTVFILQACSTASNNSTEGSKEGSKSVGGELIVLRASDATSLDPHFITDIPSANIIHGKVYETLVAFDRDRKIVPLLAKSWEQKDELTWTFTLNEGIKFHDGEEFNAEAVKATFNRILDPATGSPQRDKLSMISEVVVDDTYVVTLKLKNPYAPLLSILASQEGSIISPKAISESADQLATNPVGTGPFIFESWKSGQAITLNTNKDYWGTVPKIDKVTFKIVPEDSTRLAMIESGEAHIADQVPVTDIARIENSSTMNLFRTEGLAVEFIGFNVKDSLLSNVKVRQAISYAVDREAIISGIYNNVGTLANSAMSPKVIGYSSETKAYDYDVVKAKQLLKEAGIKEGTKIKLLTSDRKERINMAEVVQSQLKGIGLDVEIQVMEYGAFISEITKEQHQIFISGWGNATGDADYNQYNLFHTASMGAPGNHFYYSNPEIDKLIEEGRTESDQATRNEIYKKAMQLELDEAVYIPVRNYEHLAVYSNGVKGFWLDASNYTMVSGVEIVQ
- the nikC gene encoding nickel transporter permease, producing MEKVTTTIDHSILSDARKASRKKNMISFLNKIKKNKAAVAGGIIIVLYLIMFLIGPIIAPYDPYDVQLDQKLQAPSLDHLMGTDDKGRDIFSRILYGSRLSIGVGFSAVLFGGTIGTLLGLVAGYYGRWIDSIISRILDIMLAFPGILLALAIVSALGPSLINVTIAVGFFSIPMFARIVRGSTMEVKKLEYIDAVRTLGANDVTILAKHVFPNILSPIIVQASMRLATAILSAAGLSFLGLGAQPPSPEWGAMLSNGRDFIFTAPYMAMFPGLMISILVLGFNLFGDGLRDALDPRMKN
- a CDS encoding amidohydrolase family protein, with product MSTLLLKNVRLEEAFEHEKEHIVATRTAIYDVLIEDGHVKKVDKNIVVTEDIEVLDAQHQLLVPSFREMHIHIDKTYFGGEWQAPRPITKGILTRIEEEQTLLPKQLPTAAYRAEEMVKWLIAQGHTHIRSHCNVDPQIGTKHIEITKQVLEKYKEQITYDIVAFPQHGLLRSNVEGLIREAMTMGATLVGGVDPSIVDRNIEKSLQTTMQIAQDYNTGIDIHIHTANTLGEFEFYKLIDLTKQAKKEGQVTISHAMALADLAQPQLENLVQAMASVQMDVTTTVPIAINRSTIPIPYLYEKGVKVSVGHDSLTDHWSPYGTGNTITKLNVMAERFRFMDEYSLSRAWKYASGGITPLNDEGERVWPKAGDVANMLLVDGVSTAHVVARRCPISTVISQGKIIHQQEVGELKGEFR